From Trichoplusia ni isolate ovarian cell line Hi5 chromosome 8, tn1, whole genome shotgun sequence, one genomic window encodes:
- the LOC113496581 gene encoding protein scarlet-like has translation MKDLELKLPTRNVLTGNIVNWDDDEIGLGDAPGNLTLSWKDLSVYRKKKTQTSIWKSAVYEEIRVLHGVNGIVSSGNLVALMGSSGAGKTTLLAAISRRDKSAMTGYLMLNGRLAGADLISRISGFVPQEDLAIEDLTVAEHMEFMARMMMDKRATKMVRARRVQLMLSELGVNNCDKTKLKDLSGGERKRVALAVQLLNDPPILFCDEPTTGLDSWGAAAVVSRLRKLAIGGKLVICSVHQPASGVFELFHQVVLLANGRTAFHGTIEQADEFFASLNYKCPLGFNAAEYYISILGVEVDKEAESRLRIRRICDEYSRSDIAAEIDNRVGNVRDETEYFNGTVNEKEQYFERYLTLVKVNYFVQFYWLMWRNVQALKRNYSIWVAEFVLLMFVGTIISVPYYGHFEDLDQRDIQNVEGLLYLTIAETIFLFIYAVFITFPSEVPILLRETASGLYSPLPYYLSKMVFWIPRAVIEPTLYTGLIFTVAGLRGGFMGWLGFNFVCILCANYANAYGSFLSSTFNSMETAALVSVPFDLIGTMFSGIYMNLASVSPYLSWLRYVSGFYYGVESISILQWDSIDTIDCVKIKGIPCITTGPEVLKRFGYSEDHFWRNCFCLITMYCVAHLIAFLMVIKRSRGTPVY, from the exons ATGAAGGACTTGGAATTAAAATTGCCGACCCGCAATGTCCTGACCGGTAACATTGTGAACTGGGATGATGACGAGATTGGCCTTGGCGACGCGCCAGGGAACCTCACTCTGTCATGGAAAGACCTCTCCGTGTACAGAAAGAAGAAGACACAGACCAGTATATGGAAGTCAGCTGTTTATGAAGAGATTAGAGTTTTACATGGAG TAAATGGCATCGTGTCCTCGGGTAACTTAGTAGCTTTAATGGGATCTAG TGGTGCTGGCAAGACTACGTTGCTCGCTGCCATAAGTCGTCGTGACAAGAGTGCCATGACTGGGTACCTGATGTTGAATGGCAGACTGGCGGGGGCAGACCTGATATCCAGGATATCTGGCTTCGTGCCGCAAGAGGACCTGGCTATTGAAGATCTGACTGTAGCTGAGCACATGGAGTTTATG GCTCGAATGATGATGGACAAGCGAGCGACCAAAATGGTGAGAGCTAGACGCGTTCAACTCATGCTGAGCGAACTCGGAGTGAACAACTGTGATAAAACGAAGCTAAAGGATCTCTCTGGAGGGGAGAGGAAGAGGGTCGCTTTGGCTGTACAG cttCTAAACGACCCTCCAATCCTGTTCTGCGATGAGCCCACAACGGGTTTAGACAGTTGGGGGGCCGCGGCCGTAGTATCCCGTCTTCGGAAGCTAGCTATAGGGGGGAAGCTGGTGATCTGTTCCGTTCACCAGCCGGCTTCAGGCGTCTTCGAGCTGTTCCACCAAGTTGTACTTCTGGCTAATGGCAGGACAGCCTTCCACGGGACTATTGAACAGGCTGACGAGTTCTTCGCGTC TCTCAACTACAAGTGTCCCCTCGGTTTCAACGCAGCCGAGTACTACATATCCATTCTCGGTGTGGAAGTAGACAAGGAGGCTGAGAGCCGCCTCCGCATCAGACGCATATGCGACGAGTACTCCCGGTCAGACATAGCCGCGGAGATTGATAACCGAGTCGGCAATGTCAGGGACGAAACTGAATACTTTAATGGAACTGTCAATGAAAAG gaaCAATACTTCGAAcgatatttaactct AGTCAAAGTGAATTACTTCGTACAATTCTACTGGTTGATGTGGAGAAACGTGCAAGCTCTCAAAAGGAATTACAGTATATGGGTCGCCGAGTTTGTATTGCTTATG TTCGTAGGCACAATAATCTCGGTACCATACTATGGCCACTTCGAAGATCTAGATCAAAGAGATATACAGAACGTGGAAGGACTGCTCTACCTCACCATAGCGGAGACAATATTCCTGTTCATATACGCTGTGTTCATAACATTCCCAAGTGAAGTGCCAATATTACTGCGAGAGACCGCCAGTGGACTGTACTCGCCACTACCGTATTATTTGTCCAAGATGGTGTTCTGG ATACCGCGAGCGGTAATAGAGCCCACTCTGTACACGGGCCTCATCTTCACTGTGGCCGGCTTGCGAGGCGGGTTCATGGGCTGGCTCGGGTTCAACTTCGTCTGCATATTGTGTGCTAACTACGCCAATGCTTACG GCTCGTTCCTATCATCGACGTTCAACTCAATGGAAACCGCTGCTCTCGTCTCCGTACCATTCGACCTCATTGGTACAATGTTCTCTGGTATATACATGAACTTGGCTAGCGTATCACCATACCTATCATGGCTAAGATACGTATCAGGGTTCTATTACGGAGTAGAGAGCATCTCTATACTCCAATGGGATTCAATAGACACCATTGACTGTGTAAAAATCAAAGGAATACCTTGCATAACGACAGGGCCAGAGGTCTTAAAGCGATTTGGTTACTCCGAAGATCATTTCTGGCGGAACTGTTTTTGTCTAATCACTATGTATTGTGTAGCTCATTTGATTGCTTTCCTTATGGTCATAAAAAGAAGTAGAGGCACACCTGTATATTAG